One Spinacia oleracea cultivar Varoflay chromosome 4, BTI_SOV_V1, whole genome shotgun sequence DNA segment encodes these proteins:
- the LOC130471482 gene encoding uncharacterized protein — MCEILQANVLIEKLPDSWSDYRNLLKHKKRDLTLVELVSHMKVEEVNRLKDTPLKPKNELAVRANLFETNVYSDKNAGHGNLNRGQSSGNTKKGKNKKRNNKAKLKSKAHIAETDDVIVAVNSEVNLVENITEWIVDTGASRHLCANKDMFVELEKVEEGKQVYMENSRISEVLGKGKVILNFTSGKTLALHNVMYVPSLRRNLIFGALLNKVGVKLVFEANKLVHLQ; from the exons ATGTGCGAAATTCTTCAGGCCAATGTATTGATTGAGAAATTGCCTGATTCCTGGTCTGATTACAGGAACCTTCTGAAGCATAAGAAAAGGGATCTGACTCTTGTTGAGTTAGTGAGTCATATGAAGGTTGAAGAAGTAAACCGGCTCAAAGATACTCCACTGAAACCCAAGAATGAACTTGCTGTGAGGGCAAATCTTTTTGAAACTAATGTTTATTCTGATAAAAATGCAGGCCATGGTAACTTGAACAGGGGACAAAGTTCGGGAAACACGAAGAAAGGAAA GAACAAGAAGAGAAACAACAAGGCTAAACTAAAGAGTAAGGCTCATATTGCAGAGACAGATGATGTGATAGTTGCTGTGAATTCTGAGGTGAACCTGGTGGAAAACATAACTGAGTGGATCGTTGACACAGGGGCTTCGAGACACTTATGTgccaacaaagacatgttcgTGGAATTGGAGAAAGTTGAAGAGGGCAAACAAGTCTACATGGAAAATTCAAGAATCTCTGAGGTACTTGGGAAGGGCAAGGTGATTCTCAATTTCACTTCTGGAAAAACACTAGCTTTACACAATGTAATGTATGTACCATCCCTTCGTAGGAATTTGATTTTTGGTGCTTTGTTAAACAAAGTAGGTGTTAAGTTAGTTTTTGAAGCTAACAAGCTTGTGCACCTGCAATGA